From the genome of Candidatus Rokuibacteriota bacterium:
TACGGCACCAAGGGCGTGAGCGCGGGGAAGCGCAAGGTGACGCTGCCCTCAGAGTTTCACCGGCTGATCCGCCCCGCCACCAAGGTGCTGATCGTGGAAGATCTCGTCAGCTCCGGCACCACGGTCAAGCTCTTGAGCGATCTCGTCGAGGAGCTGGGAGGGCAGGTCATCGGCATCGGCGCCCTCTGGCGCCGCACGAAGAAGGCGGAGGTCGCCGGCAAGGAGATCTTCAGCCTCGTGAGCCGCGACTTCCCGACATATCCGCCCGAGCAGTGCCCGATGTGCAAGAAGGGCATGGCGCTCAACCAGGAATTCGTCCGCCGTCGCGAGCACCGCAAACCCTCCTCGGTGCGCGAGGAGAGCTAGCGCTCCGTTGGCGGCGTCGCGGCCCCCCAACGCGGTCCCCAAGATATGGGGTCCGATCGCCTTCTCTACCCCGCATGGTGTATTTTTTCCTTGACACTCCTCAGGGCCTGCCCGTAGAGTCTCGACAAGACCGACCTAACCGCGGGACGCGCGGGTGCGGGAGGGGGTGACACGATGGCGAAAAAGAAGAAGGCAGCCAAGAAGAAGAAGAAGTAAGGCGCCCGTTCTGGCGCTCGGCCCTGTCGGCCCCATCCCGGCAGGGCCGAACCATCTCTGGCGCCTCACGCGCACGACACTCCGATGAGCCACCGAGACGCGTACATCCTGCTCTCACTGGTCGCCCTCCTTTGGGCCGGCAACTTTCCCGCGAGCAAGATCGGTCTCGCAGAGCTGGGCCCGATCACGCTGACGACCGCACGCGCCGTGCTCGTGACACCCGTGCTCCTCCTCCTCGCGCGGTTTCTGCAGGGCCCCCTGCCGACCTTGAGGCGCAGCGACTACAAGACCTTCATCGTCCTCTCCCTGACCGGGCTCGTGTGCAACACGACGATCTGGTTCTGGGGGATGAAGTACACGAGCCCGATCAACGCGGGCATCCTGGGGGCGGCGGCTCCGGCCGTCGTCGCCGTGATCGGCGCGCTCTGGCTCGGCGACCGGATGTCGCGGGCGAGCATGGCGGGCATCGCGCTGACCGTGGCTGCCGTGGTCCTGACCATCTCTCACGGCTCGATCCAGACGCTGCGAACCCTCTCCTTCAACCGCGGCGACCTCCTGATCCTGACCTCCCAGATCGGCTGGGTCACCTACGCCCTCTACAGCCGGGCGACGACGACGCAGCTGGCGCCCGTGACCATCATGGCCGGGTCCCACGTGGTCTCCTCCGCGCT
Proteins encoded in this window:
- a CDS encoding phosphoribosyltransferase family protein, with protein sequence MDAEVREKIHLEILKRTGAYHANDHILLPSGQHTSEYIEKTLVTTEASFTEGLGAVIAKHFAPWPIDVVLSTGPGALILSHCVARAHPSRPTLMYGTKGVSAGKRKVTLPSEFHRLIRPATKVLIVEDLVSSGTTVKLLSDLVEELGGQVIGIGALWRRTKKAEVAGKEIFSLVSRDFPTYPPEQCPMCKKGMALNQEFVRRREHRKPSSVREES
- a CDS encoding DMT family transporter; the protein is MSHRDAYILLSLVALLWAGNFPASKIGLAELGPITLTTARAVLVTPVLLLLARFLQGPLPTLRRSDYKTFIVLSLTGLVCNTTIWFWGMKYTSPINAGILGAAAPAVVAVIGALWLGDRMSRASMAGIALTVAAVVLTISHGSIQTLRTLSFNRGDLLILTSQIGWVTYALYSRATTTQLAPVTIMAGSHVVSSALLLPLALAVEGWTPLARAGWAGWGVVLYGAFPVTLGHLWFYQGIRTVGAGRAAVFTNLIPFLVIGLSWGILGEPIRWYHAVGATVVIAGVVLTTRR